The DNA region GGTGTCGTTATTCAGGTGGTGAATACGAAGCCGGCCTGAAATTCATAAACCTGACCAAAGAAATCATATTTTTTCTTGATGGGCTTATAAAAAATCATCTAAAACAAAAGAAAAAATTAATGGACAAAGGCATTTGAAGAAGACTCTCCAAGATTTAAGATAAAGGCGTATTGCACTTGAAAATGCAATGCGCCTTTATGTATGATGAGAGAGTGGTAATGTGAAGACAAAAGTTGTGCCTTTACCTTCTTGACTATAGACATCAATGGTTTCGTTATGGGCTTTGACAATCTCACGGACAATGGAAAGACCAAGTCCTATACCCTTTTTGTCTTTACCTCTTGAGCGATCCGCTTTATGAAAACGATCCCAGATGTACTTAATATCTTCTTCAGAGATACCGGGACCTGAATCTTTGATGCTAACTTCAACTTTACCTGAGAGTACAGTGGTCTCAACAATGATGGTGTCCTCAGGGGAGCAGAACTTGATGGCGTTATCAATGAGATTGGTTAATACACGTTGAATTTGGTTCATATCCGCAAAAACAAATAATTCTTGTTGATCAATGAGTAGGGTAAAGTCAATACGTTTATCCAGAATCTTCTGTTCAAATTGAAAAAGTATTTTTCGGATATCTTGGTGAAGATCATAATGGGTCTTATTTAATTGTACGGTGTTGTTTTCCATTTTTGTCAGTAGGAGTATGTCGTTGGTGAGCTTCGTTAGACGCTCCGTTTCATCAAGAACAATATTAAGGTACTTGCCTTGTCGCTCATAAGGTATGGTACCATCCAGTATAGCCTGTACAAAGCCTTTAATGGATGTTAAAGGCGACCGGAAATCATGAGAGATATTGGCAATAAAATCCTTGCGCATATCTTCAAGCTTTTCAAGTTCAGAGGCCATATGGTTAATGTTGTTGGCCAGTTGTCCAATCTCATTGTCGGTACTTAGAATGACGTGACTTGAAAAATCACCATTAGCGATGGCCTGAACTCGGTCGTTTAACTCTGAGATGGTGTTTGAAATGCTCTTAGAGTAGACATATGTGGATATAAAAGTAGCAGCTAAGAGTACAAGTAGTGAGAAAAGTGTCATTTGATAGATGTTATTGATGTTCTCGCGTAGTGTTGGGTAAGGAGAATTGATAATAACAGCACCTATAACCCGATCCCCGGAATATATTGGATAAGCGGTTGTAAGAACCAGCTGGTCATAGAGGTCGCCAAAAGTTCCGGTTTCTGACATTTGCTTACCTTCAAAGACAGAACGGACAATAGGGTGATTGAGTTTATGACCGACCAGGGATTTTCCTGTGACTTGAGTGTCTTTAAAAACCCGATGGTTTTCATCTAGAATCATAATTCTAGAATCAATGTATCTACTGGTGGCGGTTAATTGATAATTAAAATTAAGGTCCGTCAAAGTTCTTGCTTTATAAGTTTCTATGAATTGATCACTTAAAATTCGGCTTTCTTCTAACATCATATTGTAGTGGTTCTCTATGAAATAGTTGGAAATAATCTGAGTGAGCACACCAAATAAAAGAAGAAAAATCACCAAAGTGGTCATGGCATAGATGGCAAAAAAACGGCCTGTAAATGTCTTGAACATATTAGTTCACCTCGAATTTATACCCTATACCCCAAACGGTTTTAATACCCCAAGCATCTGATTCATTGATTTTTTCACGAATTCTTTTTATATGAACATCAACAGTACGGGTGTCACCGATATATTCATAGCCCCATATACGGTCAAGGAGCTGTTCCCTTGTGAAGACTTGGTTCGGGTTAGAAGCCAGGAAATAAATGAGCTCTAATTCTTTCGGTGGCATTTCAATCTTTGTATCGTTATAGACAACTGTATAGTTAGATAGATTGATGGTAAGGTTAGGCATAGCGATTTGTTTAGTGGCATTTCCCTTAGGTGTAAAACGTCTAAGAACAGCTTTGACCCTTGCGGTTAGTTCCTTGGTGTCAAATGGCTTAATCATATAGTCATCTGCACCCAGTTCAAGACCAAGAATCTTATCAAAAGTCTCACCTTTGGCTGTTAGCATAATTATAGGTGTATTGCTCACCTGACGTATGTCCTTACACACATCAAAGCCATCCTTACCAGGTAACATAAGGTCTAAAATGACCAAATTAGGTGCGAAAGCCTTAAAAACATGGATTGCGTCATTGCCGTTGTGAACAGATTTGGTTGAATAACCTTCTTTTTCCAGATAGAGGGCTATGAGTTCAGTTATATTTTCGTCGTCGTCAACAATGAGTATTTTTGATTTTGCTTCCATGAGGACACCTCAATTCTTGTTCTGTGGTTGGGCTGGGTTACTGGAGCTAATACTATTATAAGCATTTTACTTGAATTCTACAATAGTTACACCGGATTCTCCTTCACCATAGGCACCAATTCGGAAGGAGTCCACATATTTCACCTTTTTAAGATGCTTGTGTATGGCAGATCGAAGAGCACCGGTACCTTTACCATGAATGATGGTGACCATCGGCAACTTTGATAAATAAGCATCATCTAAGTACTTATCCAGAACTTGCAATGCATCGATCGTCATCTCACCTCGAAGATCAATCTCAGTTGAGATACTATAGGCTTTTGTTGTTACACCTTTTGAAGAAGCTTTTTTCCGAGTTTCCTTAGGTTGATGGCTATCTTCTTGAAGTACAGTTACATCTTTTAGAGAAACGTTGGATTTCATGATACCCATTTGAACTTGAATCTCGCCTTTACTATTTGGCAAGGACAACACCGTACCATTTCCGTTAAAAGGTGCAACAAAAACGTTGTCACCAATAGCGATATCTTTTGCCTTGGTACCTTTTGCCTTAGCTTTTGGTAAGCCCATTTCATTTTCTAATTTCGTCATAGATTGACGCAAAGTACTGCGGCTTTCTTCTAAGGCTTTGGTATCAATCTGAGCGCTATCAGCAATTCGGTTAATATGGCGAATGAGTCGATCCGCTTCTTCTTTAGCAGCTTCCGTAATTCTATAGGCCTCTTTTTTGGCTTCCGTAAGCATTTCTTGTTTTTTTTGCTCAAAAGCTTCTTTTTGTAAATCAAATCGACGTTTTAGGATTTCGGTTTCTTTTCTGTATTTTTCAGCTTTTTCTTTCTCTGCAATGGCTGCTTTTTTATTGATTTCAAGGTCTGTAATCAAGTCTTCAAAACGGACTTCTTTTTGTTGCAACAGGGCTTTGGCTTCTTCAATTATATCGTCGCCCAGACCTAATCTTTTTGAAATGGCAAAAGCATTACTTTTACCGGGCACACCGATAAGCAAGCGGTAAGTAGGGCGCAAGGTGGTAACATCGAATTCACAGGAAGCGTTTTCTACACCCTCTGTAGATAGGGCATAGACTTTTAGTTCACTATAATGGGTGGTAGCTACAGTTAGAACGCTTCTTGCAAATAGGTTTTCCAAAGTCGCCATGGCGAGTGCTGCACCTTCCGTTGGATCTGTACCGGCACCAAGTTCATCAAAAAGTACGAGAGAATCGATGGTGGCCTTTTTAAGTATATCCACAATATTGACCATATGGGAGGAAAAGGTACTAAGAGATTGTTCGATACTTTGTTCATCGCCAATGTCTGCATAGATCTCATCAAAGACGGTTAGACTTGAGCCGTCAAAAGCAGGAATATGTAACCCTGCTTGACCCATGAGAGAAAAGAGGCCCAAAGTCTTAAGGGTGACGGTTTTTCCACCGGTATTGGGTCCTGTAATTACCAAAGTATTAAAGGATTTACCAAGATAGATATCAATAGGTACAACTTCTTTATCACTTAGAAGAGGATGTCTTGCTTTCTTAAGGTTAATCTCTTTGTTGTCGTTAAACTGGGGCATTGTAGCATT from Petrocella atlantisensis includes:
- a CDS encoding sensor histidine kinase, giving the protein MFKTFTGRFFAIYAMTTLVIFLLLFGVLTQIISNYFIENHYNMMLEESRILSDQFIETYKARTLTDLNFNYQLTATSRYIDSRIMILDENHRVFKDTQVTGKSLVGHKLNHPIVRSVFEGKQMSETGTFGDLYDQLVLTTAYPIYSGDRVIGAVIINSPYPTLRENINNIYQMTLFSLLVLLAATFISTYVYSKSISNTISELNDRVQAIANGDFSSHVILSTDNEIGQLANNINHMASELEKLEDMRKDFIANISHDFRSPLTSIKGFVQAILDGTIPYERQGKYLNIVLDETERLTKLTNDILLLTKMENNTVQLNKTHYDLHQDIRKILFQFEQKILDKRIDFTLLIDQQELFVFADMNQIQRVLTNLIDNAIKFCSPEDTIIVETTVLSGKVEVSIKDSGPGISEEDIKYIWDRFHKADRSRGKDKKGIGLGLSIVREIVKAHNETIDVYSQEGKGTTFVFTLPLSHHT
- a CDS encoding endonuclease MutS2; this encodes MNQKALKILEYDKIILQLKQLAQSEPGKKMVDALKPYSDLETITRKQNETSEALSTILKYGSLPIRGTQLIGPSLKRLAIGGNLSILELLHIGDVLRVASRLKSYFREGEEMITTLSIAPLFLDIEPLTPLLREIDRCIVSEDTIADEASSQLHQIRRNIQNTHAKIRSNLNSIINNNNQKTMLQDPIITIRNDRFCVPVKAEYRSQFKGMIHDQSSTGSTLFIEPMSVVELNNGLTELAHQEQEEINRILAELSALAAIHMEALKINLDVMAELDFVFAKAELALKQNATMPQFNDNKEINLKKARHPLLSDKEVVPIDIYLGKSFNTLVITGPNTGGKTVTLKTLGLFSLMGQAGLHIPAFDGSSLTVFDEIYADIGDEQSIEQSLSTFSSHMVNIVDILKKATIDSLVLFDELGAGTDPTEGAALAMATLENLFARSVLTVATTHYSELKVYALSTEGVENASCEFDVTTLRPTYRLLIGVPGKSNAFAISKRLGLGDDIIEEAKALLQQKEVRFEDLITDLEINKKAAIAEKEKAEKYRKETEILKRRFDLQKEAFEQKKQEMLTEAKKEAYRITEAAKEEADRLIRHINRIADSAQIDTKALEESRSTLRQSMTKLENEMGLPKAKAKGTKAKDIAIGDNVFVAPFNGNGTVLSLPNSKGEIQVQMGIMKSNVSLKDVTVLQEDSHQPKETRKKASSKGVTTKAYSISTEIDLRGEMTIDALQVLDKYLDDAYLSKLPMVTIIHGKGTGALRSAIHKHLKKVKYVDSFRIGAYGEGESGVTIVEFK
- a CDS encoding response regulator transcription factor, translating into MEAKSKILIVDDDENITELIALYLEKEGYSTKSVHNGNDAIHVFKAFAPNLVILDLMLPGKDGFDVCKDIRQVSNTPIIMLTAKGETFDKILGLELGADDYMIKPFDTKELTARVKAVLRRFTPKGNATKQIAMPNLTINLSNYTVVYNDTKIEMPPKELELIYFLASNPNQVFTREQLLDRIWGYEYIGDTRTVDVHIKRIREKINESDAWGIKTVWGIGYKFEVN